In Pseudomonas sp. P5_109, the genomic window CCGGGATTTTCGTCGCGCCCCGCGCCGCGCCTTCGCCACTGCCCAGGTTGAGCTGACAGGCGGCGTCGTTGCAGGCGTGGCAAGCCACGCACTTTTCAGTGAAGATCGGCTGGATGTCGCGGCTGTAGGAAATAGAAGGTGAAATGGCAGTGGAAATCGCCGGGCTTTGCGCCACGGCGCCCCAGCTTAAAAACAACAGCAATGTGCTGATGACGAAGCGATACGACATGTCCCTGGTCCTGAATCCTGAAAAAACGCCGCGATTCTACCGGTCTGTCATCCCTGCCAACATGAACGATATTCATGCAAATTCGAGTCATGCTCTAAAAGCGCACAGGTTTGCTATCATCCCGGCCCTTCGTCATGGTCTTACCGAGTAGTCCAAATGTCCGATCGCAGCGTTCGCCTTCAAGCTCTCAAGCACGCCCTCAAAGAGCGCATCCTGATTCTCGATGGCGGTATGGGCACGATGATCCAGAGCTACAAGCTCGAAGAGCAGGATTACCGTGGCAAACGCTTCGCTGACTGGCCGAGCGATGTCAAAGGCAACAACGACCTGTTGGTTCTGACTCGCCCGGACGTGATTGGCGGCATTGAAAAAGCCTACCTCGACGCCGGCGCCGACATTCTGGAAACCAACACCTTCAACGCCACCCAGATCTCCCTGGCCGACTATGGCATGCAGGGCCTGGCGTATGAGTTAAACGTAGAAGGCGCACGCCTGGCGCGCAAGGTTGCCGACGCCAAGACCCTGGAAACCCCGGACAAGCCGCGCTTCGTCGCCGGTGTGCTCGGTCCTACCAGTCGCACCTGCTCGCTGTCCCCGGACGTGAACAACCCCGGCTACCGCAACGTGACCTTCGATGAACTGGTGGAAAACTACACCGAGTCCACCAAAGGCCTGATCGAAGGCGGCGCCGACCTGATCCTGATCGAAACCATTTTCGACACCCTCAACGCCAAGGCCGCGATCTTCGCCGTGCAAGGCGTGTTCGAGGAACTGGGCATTGAGTTGCCGATCATGATTTCCGGCACCATCACCGATGCCTCGGGCCGTACCCTGTCCGGCCAGACCACCGAAGCGTTCTGGAACTCCGTGGCCCACGCCAAGCCGATTTCCGTCGGACTCAACTGCGCCCTCGGCGCCAGCGAATTGCGCCCGTACCTCGAAGAGCTGTCGAACAAGGCCGGCACCCACGTTTCCGCGCACCCGAACGCCGGCCTGCCGAACGAATTCGGCGAGTACGACGAGTTGCCGTCACAAACCGCCAAGGTCATCGAAGAGTTCGCCCAAAGCGGCTTCCTCAACATCGTCGGCGGCTGCTGCGGCACCACGCCGGGCCATATCGAAGCCATCGCCAAGGCCGTGGCCGGTTATGCGCCGCGCGAGATTCCGGACATTCCCAAGGCTTGCCGCCTCTCGGGCCTGGAACCCTTCACCATCGATCGCAGCTCGCTGTTCGTCAACGTCGGCGAGCGGACCAACATCACCGGCTCGGCCAAGTTCGCCCGCCTGATCCGCGAAGACAACTACACCGAAGCCCTCGAAGTCGCCCTGCAGCAGGTCGAGGCCGGCGCCCAGGTGATCGACATCAACATGGACGAAGGGATGCTCGATTCGAAGAAGGCCATGGTGACCTTCCTCAATCTGATCGCCGGTGAACCGGACATCTCCCGCGTACCGATCATGATCGACTCCTCCAAATGGGAAGTGATCGAAGCCGGCCTCAAGTGCATCCAGGGCAAGGGCATCGTCAACTCGATCAGCATGAAGGAAGGCGTCGAGCAGTTCATCCATCACGCCAAGCTGTGCAAGCGCTACGGCGCCGCGGTGGTGGTGATGGCCTTCGACGAAGCCGGCCAGGCCGACACCGAAGCGCGCAAGAAAGAAATCTGCAAACGCTCCTACGACATTCTGGTCAACGAAGTGGACTTCCCGCCGGAAGACATCATTTTCGACCCGAACATCTTCGCCGTGGCTACCGGTATCGAAGAACACAACAACTACGCTGTGGACTTCATCAACGCCTGTGCCTACATCCGCGACGAACTGCCGTACGCGCTGACCTCGGGCGGTGTGTCCAACGTATCGTTCTCGTTCCGTGGCAACAACCCGGTACGCGAGGCGATCCACTCGGTGTTCCTGCTGTATGCGATCCGCAGTGGCCTGACCATGGGTATCGTCAACGCCGGCCAACTGGAGATCTACGACCAGATCCCGATGGAGCTGCGCGACGCCGTGGAGGACGTGATCCTCAACCGCACCCCGGAAGGCACCGACGCCCTCCTCGCCATCGCCGACAAGTACAAGGGCGACGGCAGCGTCAAGGAAGCCGAGACTGAAGAGTGGCGCAACTGGGACGTCAACAAGCGTCTGGAACATGCGCTGGTCAAAGGCATCACTACCCACATCGTCGAGGACACCGAAGAATCACGCCAGTCGTTCGCCCGTCCGATCGAAGTGATCGAAGGCCCGCTGATGTCTGGCATGAACATCGTCGGCGACCTGTTCGGCGCCGGCAAAATGTTCCTGCCGCAGGTGGTGAAATCCGCCCGAGTGATGAAACAGGCCGTGGCGCACCTGATCCCGTTCATCGAACTGGAGAAAGGCGACAAGCCGGAAGCCAAGGGCAAGATCCTCATGGCCACGGTGAAAGGCGACGTGCACGACATCGGCAAGAACATCGTCGGCGTGGTGCTCGGTTGCAACGGCTACGACATCGTCGACCTCGGCGTGATGGTCCCGGCGGAAAAAATCCTCCAGGTGGCCAAGGAACAGAAGTGCGACATCATCGGCCTGTCCGGCCTGATCACCCCGTCGCTGGATGAGATGGTCCACGTCGCCCGCGAAATGCAGCGCCAGGACTTCCACCTGCCGTTGATGATCGGTGGCGCGACCACCTCCAAGGCGCACACGGCGGTGAAGATCGAGCCCAAGTATAGCAACGACGCGGTGATCTACGTCACCGACGCTTCCCGCGCCGTGGGCGTGGCGACCCAGTTGCTGTCCAAGGAACTCAAGGCCGGTTTCGTCGAGAAAACCCGCCAGGACTACATCGAAGTTCGCGAGCGTACCGCCAACCGCAGCGCCCGCACCGAACGCCTGAGCTACGGCGCGGCCATCGCCAAGAAGCCGCAATTCGACTGGGCGAGCTACACGCCGGTCAAGCCAACGTTCACCGGCACGCGGGTGCTGGACAATATCGACCTCGACGTTCTGGCCGAATACATCGACTGGACGCCGTTTTTCATCTCCTGGGACCTGGCGGGCAAATTCCCGCGCATCCTCCAGGACGAAGTGGTCGGTGAAGCCGCTACCTCGCTGTACAACGACGCAAGGGAAATGCTGCGCAAATTGATCGACGAAAAGCTGATCAGCGCTCGCGCGGTGTTCGGCTTCTGGCCGGCCAACCAGGTGCATGACGACGACATCGAACTCTATGGCGATGACGGCAAGCCAATGGCCAAGCTGCATCACCTGCGCCAGCAGATCATCAAGACCGATGGCAAGCCGAACTTCTCCCTGGCCGACTTTGTCGCGCCGAAAGACAGTGAAGTGACTGACTACGTGGGTGGTTTCATCACCACCGCCGGTATCGGCGCCGAAGAAGTGGCCAAGGCCTACCAGGACGCTGGCGACGATTACAACTCGATCATGGTCAAGGCATTGGCCGACCGCCTGGCCGAGGCCTGCGCCGAATGGCTGCACCAGCAGGTGCGTAAAGAGCACTGGGGCTACGCCAAGGATGAAGTACTGGATAACGAGGCGCTGATCAAGGAGCAATACACCGGCATTCGTCCGGCACCGGGTTATCCGGCCTGCCCGGACCACACCGAGAAGGCCCAGTTGTTTGCCCTACTCGATCCAGAGGCCGAGGAAATGCGCGCAGGCCGCAGCGGTGTGTTCCTCACCGAGCACTACGCCATGTTCCCGGCGGCAGCGGTCAGCGGCTGGTACTTCGCCCACCCGCAGGCGCAATACTTTGCCGTGGGCAAGGTCGACAAGGACCAGGTGCAGAGCTACACCTCGCGTAAAGGTCAGGAGTTGAGTGTGACCGAACGCTGGCTGGCCCCGAACCTGGGCTACGACAACTGAGTGACCCCTTGTAGGAGCGAGCTCGCTCGCGATGGACTCATGAGCGCTGTGTTTATCCAGTAAACACGCGTTATCGTTAACGACCATCGCGAGCGAGCTCGCTCCTACAGGGAGAATGAGTCAGCCGTTTGAGGCGAGTTCCGCGACCTCTTTTCGAGACAACTCGATCATCTTCGCATTGCGTGCCGCCGCCTGATCAAAAAGCACACTCAGGAACGCAGGGTCGTCAGCGTTGCCAGCCTCGTCCGTATCCATTTCCTGGACATCCATCTCATCGAGTGCCCTGACGTCTTCAGGGTATTTCTCCTTGAGATAACTCACCCAGTAGTCACGCTGAATCAGGTCCTCAAAAAACCCGTCGGAGCGCTCTGCATTGACGATCTCGATGCGCGCCTGCGCCAGTTGCCCGGGCGTCACGCCCGAGGCGTAGGTCATGTGTTTGGGTTGTCCTGGCAGGGTCAGGCCGTCGTCCCAGCCCTCGGTCAGACCGATTCGATAGCCCAGGCGTACCTCTGCTTCATCATGACCGGTACGCGCACCGGCTTTTTTCGCCAGTTCATCGACTTTGTCCAGGCGGAACAACTGTCTGGACAACTTCAAAAGTGCCTGGCCTTTCACACTCAGGCGCCCGGGCGGAATATCGAGCAGGGCATTGTGGGTGAAGACTGTGCTTTCCAGCCCGCTGAACGTCAGGATCCGACCGTCGACACAGGTGCCATGGGTAGCGGAACTGGCGAACAGGACCTCACGAAGTTCACTGTTGTCGGCGGCGGCTTGCATGACGGTCCACACTCGCCGGGTCAGATCGGCATTCGCCACCCTGAACTCCTGCGTGTCCTGCAATCGCGCAATCAAATGGAAGAACGCTGCATTGTCCGGTTCCTCCACCAATTGATTCCAGATCTGTTTTTTGCCGGCCAACTCCTCGGGGGGAGCATTGGCCAGCCAGGGTTCCCTTTGAGCGGAATCAGGCTCGGCCTCAGGCAATTCTTCATCAGACTCGACGCTTTCGCTGCCGCCTTCGTCATAGCCATGAGCATCATCAATCAATTCATCAAGATCACTGCGCGTGAATCCCAGCACGGTGTCGTGCAAACCCTCTTCGCGATAGGCCCTCAATTGCTCCAGGCTTTCCAGCGACAGGCTGTAGTTGTCGCTCAGGTCCGTACCTGCGAGCAGAACCTCGTGGTTGCCATCCAGAACTTCCTCGGGAATCGACGTGATGTCGTTGCCACTGAGGTTCAACGTTCTCAGACGACTGGCATTGAGCGCGCCGTCCGGCCAATCGGTTAGATTGTTGTTGCGCAGATTAAGCGTCTCCAGATCCCTGACAACACCGACATCAAAGGTATCCAGTTCGTTGTAACTCAGGTCCAGCCATTGCAGCCGTTCCAGACTGCTCAACGTGGCGTACAAGCGCCCGGTATCGCTGATACGGTTCGAGGAGAGTTCCAGGCGCTCGAGCTTTTCCATGTATTGAACCGGGTCGGGTACAACCTCCAGCCCATTGCCATTGAGTTCAAGTGTCGTCAGTTGAGTGAACGCCTGGAGGAACCCGTCAGAACCTTGAGCGCTAAGTTTTACGCTCGTCAGGTTCAAGCTACCCACATGATCGAACGCTGCCGACAGATCGGGCAGCTCGGGCAGATCGCCCAGTTGCAGCCCATTGAGATTCAACTCAACGTCTGCAACACCCGGCGTGCCGATCAGGCCTTCGCGCCAGCATTCAAGGATTCGCAAGGCAGCGAGCCTGCGAGTGCTCGACGACGTCATCCAGCCAGGGCCCTGTTTACCGCGCGTATACAGCCAACCATTCAAACGACGGGTGAGCACTTCAAAAGCTTGCTCCCATTCGGCTAATCGTTCACTGATTTGCACCTGCGCTGCTCCGCTCTCGCGCATCTGTTCGATCACTTGCAAGGCGTCATCATCGGCCAGATTCGGTTTGAGTCGTTGCAGGCGTTTTCCCAACACCGCCAGCCCTTCTCCCACCGGGACTGCTGTCAGCGGCAGCAAATGGCCTGCGATCGACTCCCCGCTCTCGGACGGTGGGAAAGTCGTTGGCACCTCCTCCAGGTCAAACCGCTCCAGGGTTCCGGCTGGCAAGCCTTTGGCAACTTCCACTCGCTGCCGGGCCAAATCGAGTTCTACGATGGATTGCGGGGTCAAGGGTGTGCCGGTCAGGTTGGCTTTGAGCAGCATGTCATCGGCAAGCGGCGTGGGCAGCTCGGAGACTTTGCTGTCACGTAAATCGAGCCAGCTCAGCTCTGGCAAGTCCTGCAACCCTGCTGGCCACTCCTGCAGATCCGTGCCGCGCAGGTTCAAGGCCTTGAGACGAGTCAATGCACTGACGTCCAACGCGTGCAGCGGGTTGTTGCTCAGGTCCAGGTATTCGAGACTCTGTAGCCCTGCGAAACTTTGTGGTTCGGCCGAGCCGGCACCGATGCGATTGCCGGATAGATCCAGATAAGTCAATTTGCCTAGTTCGCCAGGCGCAATCGGCACCTCAGTCAAATCGACATTGAGCAAGCCGAGCCTTTGCAGTTCGGTAAAACTGCCGACAAAGCGGCGGATCTGTTCCGCAGGCGCTTTAGTACCCCGCAGATTCAACGTCTGCACATGCGAGAATTCACCGGCCGGTAGCACTGGAAATTCACTCAGTTGCAGATTCGGCACCTCGAGCACCGAGGCATCGGCAGTAGCGCCATAACGTTTGAAGGCACCATGACGCCAACTGGCTCTCAGGGACTGGTCCAACCACACGCGCGCCATCGACTCATTGATTGCTATTGGCGTCGCTGTCGAGTGGTACCAGTCATAGAGTTGCTGGCCGAGTGCCCTGTACCCATCGCTCAATGCCTCCAGGGCCTCGAACCTTGCTTCGGCGCCTGGCCATTGCTCGGTAAACTGATTGAATATCACCTCGACCGAGTCGTACAGACCTTCGCCAAGACGCCGCAACTCCCCCTTGCTGTAAGCCCTGACCATTTCATCCAGATCAACCAGGTGTTCAGGGTGGTTCTTGACGTATTCATACGCTGGCTTGAAGTTTTCACGCAGGAAGTTTGCCCAGTCCAGGGACAGTCCGGACCAGAGTTTTTTATGCCCGCCGAAAACACCGTCGGGTAATGTCCTGATACCAGTCCCCCTGAGATCCAAGCGCTCAAGGCGTGGCAGTTCGAGAACCCCGGCAGGCCATTCGAACATCGAAGGAGCAAGGACTTCCAGGCGGCGCAGTTTGCGTAATCCGGATACATCCAGAGCTAGCGATGCGTAACTGGAGGAAGAGACAGCGAGATCCTCAAGCGTCGCCAACGCGTTTAATCTCGAGGGCATGTCCACGGCGTATGGAGTGGCTGAATAGAGGCACAGGTCGGTGAGTTCGCGCATTCCGTTCAATGCTGCGGGTACGTTGCTGAACTCATCCCCGGTGGCATTTATTCGCAGTCTTTTCAGCTTGGGGAAATTCGCCAAAAGGACATCGGCATTGGCGTCAGTGATACACCGGCCACGGACATACAAATCACGCACATGGGAGAAATCCGCCGACAATGCAGGTATCGGGTCGTCACAGACCAAATCAAGCAACCTGTACGTGGGGCGACTCTCAGCCAAGGGTGAGTTGCGCCAGCTTTGCTTGAGGTTCTGCGCAACCGAGGCCCTGCCTCCGGGCATCGATTGCAATGCGGATTCCGGAACAGGCTCGCCAACCCATTGATCGAGCGTTGATTCCAGTAGCTCCCACTGGCGCATGCGCTCCTGCATGAGGCTGTAGATCTGTGCTTCGGTTTTACCCGCCCGCAACTGCGCCAGGATAAATCCATTGGCTTGCTGATCGGTAAGCCCTGGATGCACATCCTGCACGCGGGCCACCAGCGAAGGATTGAACCCTTGCCCGCGACCGCTGGCGTAGTAACCCACCTTGCGCTCGGAGACACGGACAGGTGGCTTGAACGACTGGCGGCTACCCGCTCGTTTCGCCAGCCGCTGTGACAATTCCTGTCGATGCTCGATAGCCGAGTCGATGACAGCCTGGCGCAGGCCGGCACTCTGACTGACGTGTGGGACGCCCAGTGCCTGGCGGGACTCATCAGGCAAGGCGTGCATGATCGAGGCGAAAAAATTGTCGCCACTGGCGGGCACGCTATTGAGCGTTTCTCCCTGTTCATCGAAGGCCTGAAAAGAAGGCCCCTGTTTCACCACATACTTGCGACGGCCTGCCAATTCACTGCCGATACCATCAATGAGCGGGCCATCGATGTGTCCGTCGCGCACCTCCAGGCGTACCTCGCCGGACCAACCAGGCATTTTTTCCAGTGCATGCAGCGCGAGCCATCGGCTGTCAGCCGAGGCCATGCTCTGCGTGTACAGGCCGGAAAAGGCCTTGGCCTGATGCCCCTGCTGCGTATACCAACGCGCCTCCTCCAGCATCTTCAACGGT contains:
- the metH gene encoding methionine synthase translates to MSDRSVRLQALKHALKERILILDGGMGTMIQSYKLEEQDYRGKRFADWPSDVKGNNDLLVLTRPDVIGGIEKAYLDAGADILETNTFNATQISLADYGMQGLAYELNVEGARLARKVADAKTLETPDKPRFVAGVLGPTSRTCSLSPDVNNPGYRNVTFDELVENYTESTKGLIEGGADLILIETIFDTLNAKAAIFAVQGVFEELGIELPIMISGTITDASGRTLSGQTTEAFWNSVAHAKPISVGLNCALGASELRPYLEELSNKAGTHVSAHPNAGLPNEFGEYDELPSQTAKVIEEFAQSGFLNIVGGCCGTTPGHIEAIAKAVAGYAPREIPDIPKACRLSGLEPFTIDRSSLFVNVGERTNITGSAKFARLIREDNYTEALEVALQQVEAGAQVIDINMDEGMLDSKKAMVTFLNLIAGEPDISRVPIMIDSSKWEVIEAGLKCIQGKGIVNSISMKEGVEQFIHHAKLCKRYGAAVVVMAFDEAGQADTEARKKEICKRSYDILVNEVDFPPEDIIFDPNIFAVATGIEEHNNYAVDFINACAYIRDELPYALTSGGVSNVSFSFRGNNPVREAIHSVFLLYAIRSGLTMGIVNAGQLEIYDQIPMELRDAVEDVILNRTPEGTDALLAIADKYKGDGSVKEAETEEWRNWDVNKRLEHALVKGITTHIVEDTEESRQSFARPIEVIEGPLMSGMNIVGDLFGAGKMFLPQVVKSARVMKQAVAHLIPFIELEKGDKPEAKGKILMATVKGDVHDIGKNIVGVVLGCNGYDIVDLGVMVPAEKILQVAKEQKCDIIGLSGLITPSLDEMVHVAREMQRQDFHLPLMIGGATTSKAHTAVKIEPKYSNDAVIYVTDASRAVGVATQLLSKELKAGFVEKTRQDYIEVRERTANRSARTERLSYGAAIAKKPQFDWASYTPVKPTFTGTRVLDNIDLDVLAEYIDWTPFFISWDLAGKFPRILQDEVVGEAATSLYNDAREMLRKLIDEKLISARAVFGFWPANQVHDDDIELYGDDGKPMAKLHHLRQQIIKTDGKPNFSLADFVAPKDSEVTDYVGGFITTAGIGAEEVAKAYQDAGDDYNSIMVKALADRLAEACAEWLHQQVRKEHWGYAKDEVLDNEALIKEQYTGIRPAPGYPACPDHTEKAQLFALLDPEAEEMRAGRSGVFLTEHYAMFPAAAVSGWYFAHPQAQYFAVGKVDKDQVQSYTSRKGQELSVTERWLAPNLGYDN
- a CDS encoding NEL-type E3 ubiquitin ligase domain-containing protein, with translation MFCRSTFRSNSMSTLPPSLPRQHRVAGQSSIHSDLLEQMTPAWLVDATSARRAALKETGTLSADWYQRASVTQQQILKNRFNASFTSQASLDKTMSSLADIDTFAGPILTKALKERFAIELDVNKTLLCLRRPLEIGDLDIELASFEVLKLSLLQAALHNFEASECEEGAFHRKSGFLIETSTPGTFEVASLDITVKQFLSLCRELDIGAQYQTHVMAFFQPVGAQKETTLRQQFIASQKAAMSAAAELALLKKDIEPEDYTMILSVVNGEVHPRVGNTPVWFRDLSLMKRRMTGCVVFSISEQYRYSSDFIVYIPHDPEHPLKRYTSGQLSEEFKRQFTHRGTTQPGGDGPTAHQRFFSQFVAYADRPYYFSQFTRKAADAPVDPLHSVWVKVAQYIPLLSNVVHIKELPPERAGKREPVEDPYLNPFGIIREGVDGIWSANTDLWTYLYEQNRAKVIADARSHAVPTADVDAKVRAEKLNHLLEIGMLGLNMVSMFVPVLGEIMLTVMAGQLLYESFEGAIEWSEGDRNAAKAHLIDVAENLALIAVMAGAGKGLSKLAPVTPEPVVERLAPVTRADGDTRLWKPELSAYERNVILDRNSVPDALGQHRVNGKTYIRQSGKVYETTFDPSLKKWRIQHPTDTHAWQPILEHNGHGAWRHSLERPLAWDRLTLLRRMGHITEAFSDEQLLNIADASGVGDNALRKMHMDHLPPPPELADALRLFEADPGSGGPLIEKLQRASPGLSVSAARRVLLDANAEELTRLKTSRRIPLKMLEEARWYTQQGHQAKAFSGLYTQSMASADSRWLALHALEKMPGWSGEVRLEVRDGHIDGPLIDGIGSELAGRRKYVVKQGPSFQAFDEQGETLNSVPASGDNFFASIMHALPDESRQALGVPHVSQSAGLRQAVIDSAIEHRQELSQRLAKRAGSRQSFKPPVRVSERKVGYYASGRGQGFNPSLVARVQDVHPGLTDQQANGFILAQLRAGKTEAQIYSLMQERMRQWELLESTLDQWVGEPVPESALQSMPGGRASVAQNLKQSWRNSPLAESRPTYRLLDLVCDDPIPALSADFSHVRDLYVRGRCITDANADVLLANFPKLKRLRINATGDEFSNVPAALNGMRELTDLCLYSATPYAVDMPSRLNALATLEDLAVSSSSYASLALDVSGLRKLRRLEVLAPSMFEWPAGVLELPRLERLDLRGTGIRTLPDGVFGGHKKLWSGLSLDWANFLRENFKPAYEYVKNHPEHLVDLDEMVRAYSKGELRRLGEGLYDSVEVIFNQFTEQWPGAEARFEALEALSDGYRALGQQLYDWYHSTATPIAINESMARVWLDQSLRASWRHGAFKRYGATADASVLEVPNLQLSEFPVLPAGEFSHVQTLNLRGTKAPAEQIRRFVGSFTELQRLGLLNVDLTEVPIAPGELGKLTYLDLSGNRIGAGSAEPQSFAGLQSLEYLDLSNNPLHALDVSALTRLKALNLRGTDLQEWPAGLQDLPELSWLDLRDSKVSELPTPLADDMLLKANLTGTPLTPQSIVELDLARQRVEVAKGLPAGTLERFDLEEVPTTFPPSESGESIAGHLLPLTAVPVGEGLAVLGKRLQRLKPNLADDDALQVIEQMRESGAAQVQISERLAEWEQAFEVLTRRLNGWLYTRGKQGPGWMTSSSTRRLAALRILECWREGLIGTPGVADVELNLNGLQLGDLPELPDLSAAFDHVGSLNLTSVKLSAQGSDGFLQAFTQLTTLELNGNGLEVVPDPVQYMEKLERLELSSNRISDTGRLYATLSSLERLQWLDLSYNELDTFDVGVVRDLETLNLRNNNLTDWPDGALNASRLRTLNLSGNDITSIPEEVLDGNHEVLLAGTDLSDNYSLSLESLEQLRAYREEGLHDTVLGFTRSDLDELIDDAHGYDEGGSESVESDEELPEAEPDSAQREPWLANAPPEELAGKKQIWNQLVEEPDNAAFFHLIARLQDTQEFRVANADLTRRVWTVMQAAADNSELREVLFASSATHGTCVDGRILTFSGLESTVFTHNALLDIPPGRLSVKGQALLKLSRQLFRLDKVDELAKKAGARTGHDEAEVRLGYRIGLTEGWDDGLTLPGQPKHMTYASGVTPGQLAQARIEIVNAERSDGFFEDLIQRDYWVSYLKEKYPEDVRALDEMDVQEMDTDEAGNADDPAFLSVLFDQAAARNAKMIELSRKEVAELASNG